One window from the genome of Candidatus Binatia bacterium encodes:
- a CDS encoding cytochrome c3 family protein: MAQIFHPSTNTLSKVSIFGGIILLAAVVAALAAINRSSYVTEAQVVRAQPVQFSHKHHVGDDGIDCRYCHTSVEQSSFAGIPSTKICMNCHTQIWAGSPMLEPVRESFRTGKSIEWTRVHNLPGFVYFDHSIHVKKGVGCATCHGRVDQMPLMAREHSLYMEWCLECHREPERFVRPRAEVFNTDWQPPGDQLALGRKLVKEYKIQKLTSCSTCHR; the protein is encoded by the coding sequence ATGGCCCAGATATTTCACCCGAGCACGAACACCCTCTCCAAAGTCAGCATCTTCGGGGGGATTATTCTTCTTGCGGCCGTGGTGGCGGCGCTCGCGGCCATCAATCGCTCCTCCTACGTGACCGAAGCCCAGGTCGTTCGGGCGCAGCCGGTGCAATTCAGCCATAAGCACCACGTGGGCGACGACGGCATCGACTGCCGTTATTGCCACACCTCGGTCGAGCAATCTTCTTTCGCCGGCATTCCGTCCACCAAGATCTGCATGAATTGCCACACGCAGATTTGGGCCGGCAGTCCGATGCTGGAGCCGGTCAGGGAAAGTTTTCGCACCGGCAAGTCGATCGAGTGGACGCGGGTGCACAACCTCCCCGGCTTCGTCTATTTCGACCACAGCATCCACGTAAAAAAAGGCGTCGGCTGCGCGACCTGCCACGGCAGGGTCGATCAGATGCCGCTCATGGCGCGGGAGCACTCTTTATACATGGAATGGTGCCTGGAGTGTCACCGCGAGCCGGAGCGATTCGTCCGGCCGCGGGCCGAGGTCTTCAACACGGATTGGCAGCCGCCTGGAGATCAGCTCGCGCTCGGCCGCAAGCTCGTGAAGGAATACAAGATACAAAAATTGACGAGCTGCTCGACGTGCCATCGCTAA